The window ATGCCGCGCTATAGTCATTGGGCGATTCGAACACGCAGTACACGCCCCAGCGCAGGTCGCGGTCGATGGGTTTGCCATTACGCTCGAGACTAGAAACCACTTCCACTTGACCAGAAAACTCGAGCTGCCCGCCGACGCTTTGAGGTCGCAGCACCTGTGCGAGATCATCCGCACTGCAGGGCGGGAAGGCGAGGCCATTGCTGGGCGCCTGTAATCCCGCAGCGTTGGCGATCGCTGCCATTTCGATGCCGGACTTGGTGCCGTCGAGGAAGGAATTGAACATCTGGCTGCGCATGCCGGCGGCCTTGGCTTCCACCGCGCTCAGACCGTAATGCGACCAGACCGTGTCCGGGGTCGAATCGTGGTAGCTTGGCAGATATTTGGTACCTTTGCCGGCCGCGACCACGTTAAAGCCGCAGCTGCGCGCCCAATCGATCATTTCCATGGTCAACGCTGGTTGATCGCCGTAGGCCATCGAGTAAACCACGCCGGCTTTTTGCGCCTGTTGTGCGAGGTAAGGACCGGCTAGCACATCAGCCTCGACATTGACCATAACGATGTGCTTGCCGTGGGCGGCGCAGAGCAGTGCGTGCTTGATGCCGGCCGCTGGATTACCGGTGGCTTCGACCACGACATCGACTTTGTCCCCGCGAATCATGTCCTCAGCGTCATCAACAAACTCGGTATTGACCACCCGGGTATCATCCCAGCCGACCTCGCGGCATCGCACGGTAGCCTGGGCGGGATCGAGATCCGCGATGGTAGTGACCACCAGTCCCGGAGTGGTCGGTACCTGGGCAAGGAACATCGAACCGAATTTGCCGGCGCCGATCAGGCCGACCCGTATTGGCTTGCCGTCGGTCGCGCGCTGAATCAGCGATGAATAGAGATACATGGAAGTACCAGGTTTACGCGACCAGTTCGAGCAGCGTATCGTCAGACAGCGGCTCAATCGGGTTGAAATCGCGATGCGCGACCCATTCTGGTCGCTTGAACTGGCGGATATGGTTGTCTACGTGGCACAGGGATAGATACACGATGGTGCGGTCCATCGGACTGATGTTGGGTGGACTGGCATGCACCAGCAGGCTCGAAAACATCAGCATTGAACCCGCATCACCGGTGGGAGCGACGCATCCGCCCTGGTCATAAAGCTTAGTAACGGTTTCCCGATCCAGGGTCCACAGTGGGTAGCTGGTGGTTTCGAGGTCATGCCCAGCTTCGACCACGCCCTGCTTGTGACTGCCCGGGATAAACAGCAATGGGCCGTTAGCCGCGGTGACGTCATCCAGAAATACGGCGATATTCATCGCGCGCGGTTCGGGCATTAGATCATCGCGCGCCCAGGTACCGTAATCCTGGTGCCATTGCCAGACATCGCCATCGAATGCAGCCTTGGCG of the Gammaproteobacteria bacterium genome contains:
- a CDS encoding phytanoyl-CoA dioxygenase family protein; translation: MQLTEQQTEKFEQDGYLFFPNAFSTKEIGVLKQAALDVYALQREEVWREKTGVARTAFAAHTYNDAFRRLGAHPRLIEPVMQLLDGPVYMHQYKVNAKAAFDGDVWQWHQDYGTWARDDLMPEPRAMNIAVFLDDVTAANGPLLFIPGSHKQGVVEAGHDLETTSYPLWTLDRETVTKLYDQGGCVAPTGDAGSMLMFSSLLVHASPPNISPMDRTIVYLSLCHVDNHIRQFKRPEWVAHRDFNPIEPLSDDTLLELVA
- a CDS encoding Gfo/Idh/MocA family oxidoreductase, encoding MYLYSSLIQRATDGKPIRVGLIGAGKFGSMFLAQVPTTPGLVVTTIADLDPAQATVRCREVGWDDTRVVNTEFVDDAEDMIRGDKVDVVVEATGNPAAGIKHALLCAAHGKHIVMVNVEADVLAGPYLAQQAQKAGVVYSMAYGDQPALTMEMIDWARSCGFNVVAAGKGTKYLPSYHDSTPDTVWSHYGLSAVEAKAAGMRSQMFNSFLDGTKSGIEMAAIANAAGLQAPSNGLAFPPCSADDLAQVLRPQSVGGQLEFSGQVEVVSSLERNGKPIDRDLRWGVYCVFESPNDYSAACFRQYGMNTDDSGRYSAMFKPFHLIGLELNISILSAALRGQPTGTPVGFNADVAAVAKRDLEIDEILDGEGGYTVWGRIMPADASIGVQALPIGLASEVKLTAPIKQGQVITLKDIDANTDTQAWQVRNAMLQAFA